One Candidatus Obscuribacterales bacterium genomic window, GCCTTTTTAGAGTACAGCTTTGGATAGACCTCGACCCTGGACACCCAAAGCTAGCCTCTTGGAGCGATCCCTAGCGTGCCGTCTGTTGGTACACCTCCTCCGCCACCCGCTTCAACCGCCGCAATTGAGCTTTCATATCGGCCTTTGTCCAATCCGCCGCGAAGGTGTTGAATCCATAGCGTACTAAACCATTGGGGATCACAAACTCAAACCGATTCAGCAAACGGGTGCCCACCGCGCTGGGATAGCATTCCCAGCGATCGCGACCTTTAAAGAAACCTTCAAATTGCCACACCACTAACCCTGGCTCCCGCTCCACCACCACGCTTTGTAGCGCAGGCATCCACAAGGGAACTTGAATGACAAAACGGCTGCGACTGCCTACCTCTGTCCGCCAATCGCCCACCGGTTCACAACGTAGGGCAGGGTTGAGCCAGCGGTGCATGAGCCCGAGATCTGTAAAGCATTGCTCCACGGACGTAGCACTCGCCCGGATATCGATACTCTGTTCAAAAATTTGATACTGCTCTGCCATGTCCAACGACATTATGCTTAACCACCCTTGAGATGCTTGTCATCCTCACCCGTGTCAGGAATCTACCTATGTAGGGTAGATAATTCCTCGAAGACAGGGTATAAATTACCCGTGAAGATTTAGTGTCTTTGCCTAGATCTATCCTAAAAGCTAGCACCAAGAGTTTCGACCTTTTTCAAGATGGCAATCACATCATTGGT contains:
- a CDS encoding SRPBCC family protein encodes the protein MSLDMAEQYQIFEQSIDIRASATSVEQCFTDLGLMHRWLNPALRCEPVGDWRTEVGSRSRFVIQVPLWMPALQSVVVEREPGLVVWQFEGFFKGRDRWECYPSAVGTRLLNRFEFVIPNGLVRYGFNTFAADWTKADMKAQLRRLKRVAEEVYQQTAR